In Porites lutea chromosome 8, jaPorLute2.1, whole genome shotgun sequence, the genomic stretch CAGAAAACACTTTTGTAAGAAATAGAATTAATGACAGACATGAAAATGCCTTCTGGAACCCGAGTACCTAACCACGGAAGAACACTACACGGGCCAGGCCCTGTCATGGTGGAGCACAAGAACATGAAGTTTTTGATCACGGATCGACCCACAGATGCGACCTTGCCTCGTTATATAGAGGTAAATACTATTTTCTATGATCAGCTTTTCTTTTACAGTGTTAAAACTCACCCAATCTTGTCTTTTTCCCCAGGATCTCAAGAAATACGACGCCCATGTTGTAGTGAGAGTGTGTGAACCAACTTATAACGTCGATCTGCTAGAAGAGCAAGGGATTAATGTTCTGGTAAGGTTAAATTGATTCGTTCCTGTGTCATTTTATGGTGCAATATAACCGTTTTCGTTCAGTGATATCTGTTTTAGTTTAACAGGGTTTTTGTCGGTCAAACGCGCTACATCGATCGAAAGGAAGTGTTCAGCTGTTTTGTAGTCGGCGTGTCCATTTTGATTTCTTGCGTTGACTGTTGTTATGCGTTCAAAGGAATAATTTATGGAGTTGTTTAATGTTGGCGGCAAAACCATACTTAGAAATTCTGATCTTTTTAGTTTGGCCTTGTAATCGAtcattcttataaaatatagcCTTTTAATAAACCTTTGATGTAAATGAAATGGACATAAGACTTCGTATGAAATCAACAACGTCGAAACCGAAAGCGAATTGCTGGCATAATTTCTAATCTTTGGTTACATTGTGGCGTATTTTCTTCAATTTACGCCGTGCTCTGTTGCTCTTTCTTGGAGTGTATTGTTTCGTTTTCCATtccctaaaattttttcttaaatatttccGTTATGTGAAAATTATGCTAACCAATTTTCGTTCACAAAGCAAACATGCTTGCCTGTGGTCAAACCGGCTTTACCGGCTGAGACGACAGACGCGCATCCAGTAAACCAGCTCTTTTGCCGTTCTTTGTCAGTACAGTGGTCTTTTGAGAATTATCATTCGTTTTACCTTAAGTACTCATGACATTTCCATGACCGGAACATTATGATCAATATATTTCTTCATTCATTACGTGCTTAACACCCTGGGAAGAAaattatttgaattttcctttagATATGTTTGTTATACTGGAAAACGTAATTTATGTTAATAAAAAAAGGGCAGTTAAGTGAATTCTCTTAGTTCGTCTTTGTTGTAGATCATATTGTCTACGAACCTCCAAACCAAAATCTTCCCCGCCTTATTGATTACAAGGTTGCTGAGTGGTGATTATTTGAGGAGGAAGTCGTTGATGACTTTCAGTGTTAAAGCGTTTTTGACCTTTTTGCAAGGCAGACGAATTTCCTTAATGCAGTAGCTTTGTGTCACGTATATAACCTCGAACTTCCTGTTTATAAATAGTTTAACCATTGAAAATAATTACAAGTAGTAATACATGTTGAAAATCATGAATTCCCAAAGCATTTTATTAATGGGTGAACTTGACACTTTGGGATTTGGGGAAGAAGATTGAAATGAATATGACACTTTTAAAACAAGGAATGTTCATTGGTCCATTGGCTTTTAAagtaaacttgaaaatgttcCAAGATATATTGCTCACAAGGGTTTTTACCCCATAGCGTTCTGCTGTTTTTAATGGGTCATGTTTCCTCCGATGGTCCAAATATTACATAGGTCATTTGATTTAACTAGGTTTTTACACTTTTGAATTTAACAATATTTgtattgtgtggttccagaaaatatccatacctaTTACCTGAATGGTCAATCCAGTTTTGGAGGGGAAGGGGGTCTTTAAGGCCAAAATTTCTAATGAAAAGTATGAAGCTAAAGGAGGATTTTTCAATGGAAGGACAGAAGGGAGACAAATAAAAAACTGTCCTTGGGGGATTTATGGATATCTTTTATTCTTGGAACAACACATTTACCAAAATTGCTGTTATAAGTAAATTCATACCTGTAAATATATGCTAATCAACATGTCATTACAATGaatttaccttttcttttgatgcTTTCCTTTAGGACTGGGCCTTTGACGATGGTGCCGCGCCACCAAAAGAAGTAGTTGAAGGTTGGCTGCAGCTGCTAAAGAAGAAGTTTAAAGAGAAGCCAGGGTCGTGCATTGCTGTACATTGTGTGGCAGGATTAGGAAGGTTGGTCATCTTTCTTCTAAGCTCACGAGGTGTAGTGATTTATGCGTTTTATAAGGACCTTCAACTCTGGACCTGAGTCATTTGAGATGCTGATTTCAAGCCTTGTTGTCCTATTTTCTCTCTTCACCCAATGACGGTTGCTCAATGCTGGATTGTGCCATGCACCagataaataactatccagcGGAAAAGTAGCAGGGAAATcaatggatagagatttatccagggGATACTAGGGCTCAAAATAACGACCGGCCAATGCACATTTTTACACACCAAGATGACCATTTGTCTGGACAAACTTTCATTTTGCCAGTCATTTTGATTCAACACATAAATATgagaccagaaaaaaaaaaaacattttcagacTATTATGTTTCAAGAAGACAAGCATCTTTCTTTTTACATtgtgtttttgcttgtttggcTAGTAGGTTCAAGGTACCAtcatattatttttaatattttgcccaGTCAGTAGAGAGACGTGACCGTGCTAAAATTCCTTCCTACAGTCAACATGACGATTAACAGTCCAGAATGTATTTTgaggtgttatccaccttttgaacaactgaggccaggTCTTTAAGTGGGTACCAGCAAAATACTGCAGAGACCATATCCCTGCAATGGACTAGCATGCCATCCAGGACCAAGTTGCAATACATTGCTAGGTACTTAATGGTACAGCTGTGTACCCTCCTTGAGTGGCGTGTGTTTTAACCTTGTAGTTATGTATATTCAATTCACTTTCCTTTTCTGGTTTCTGtaaacattttgctttaagGGTCACTGCAGttacagaaaa encodes the following:
- the LOC140946971 gene encoding protein tyrosine phosphatase type IVA 1-like, with product MTDMKMPSGTRVPNHGRTLHGPGPVMVEHKNMKFLITDRPTDATLPRYIEDLKKYDAHVVVRVCEPTYNVDLLEEQGINVLDWAFDDGAAPPKEVVEGWLQLLKKKFKEKPGSCIAVHCVAGLGRAPVLVALALIESGMKYEDAVEFIRRKRRGAINAKQLMYLEQYKPSKLLREKGGANCCIQ